The DNA window TGGGCCCTGTAGTTTCcaaatgtctttaaaaaatgCCAGTTAAACAGCATTCATCCAGTTTCAGAGAAATCTGAGGAAGAGCAGCTTTTAAGTTCTGCATTTTCCCTAATGGGAGGAAAAGTTCTTTAGAGAAACTGAAAACGaagcacagacagcagagctggcagctctgccacacGGACAAAGGAATCCAAAGGAAagatttccatttattttcctttcaggggcagctgtgctcAGTCAGTGGGCAAGGACAGGTTGTGTGAATAAAAGGCTGTGCATTCTTTCATGCCTTAGGTAAGAATGCCAAATGCAAGCTAGCCAAGAATTTTACCATTGATGCATGAGGACTTTTTAAGGAGCAGTGGAACCCAGGAGGTGCTGGACATGGGATTTCTCCTTGCTGACCACTAGAGCCCAGCACTCTTGGAGTAAGGCATCTTCCATCCGAATTTGATggatccagctgctgctgcttctgcctgggggtgcagccaggagcgAGGTGAGCCCCCAGTCCAAACCAGTGGacacaaaaccacacacacacacagagccaaggaCAGAGAGTGGGCATGTCCTTCctagcacacacacagagccaaggaCAGAGAGTGGGCATGTccttcccagcacacacacacacacacacacacacacacacacacacacagagccaaggaCAGAGAGTGGGCATGTccttcccagcacacacacacacaaatgcacTCCCACAAacacccacagccccaccctgtccctcagctccagccccaaGCACCGAGGTCACCAGTGTGTGACACAAGCCCCACACTCTCCAGTTTCACCAGGACACCTCACTCGCAGAGCCTTCAGACACTGCCACAGGATTTAACTTGATCAAATACCCATGCCCAGACCCTGAGCCCCCTTGTCCTGCCTCTGGGGGCTCTTTCCACATCCCGCTCTCCCTCCTTGCCAGCTTGTCCAGCCCTTAGTTTGGCAGGGAGTTTTGGATGCCTACAGCACCTGGTTGCCCACACTGGCTACCCCACAGCTGGGCCAGATCCTAAAGCCCCTGTGACCCACGGCCTCTTCTCCACCTGCAGGTGTCCAGACCTGCCAATAAAACACACCCACACATGCTGATGCAGCACAGAAAGTAAGGTCAAGCAGAAAATCAtcaaaaaaaggtttttaatgAGAAGCTGGGATTGACTGCAGTAATGAGCCTTGGCTGTCAGACAACTCTCAAGAGACCTCCCTCTTTTGTCCTCCCTTCCATTTTTCCATGTAAGTCCACATCCATCTCCATCCTCTCCTCCCAAACAAAGCACCTCTAATTATTCTTCCCTATCCAGTTTTGCCATGCTCCTAcccaaaatcagcatttctgctATTACTTGAATTCCTTACTGACACAGCATGGTGGACCTTGCAagattttcccaaaattcctttCAATTATTTTTGAGGTTTGATAACCTTCCCCTTAAACATCAGTGAAATTTATTTCCATCTCTCCCAGCAATCTGTAAATGCTGTCATGCCACTGCTGTTCAGCAATTTCTCGTATCATGAGCTGCAGTTCCTCGTGGACTTTTCACCTGGCAAAGCCTCAGCCAGAGCCTGGACACGTGCCTGCATAACATGAGGAGGTTTAATTCCAGGACAGAAGCAAACCAAAGTGCAGATGCACTGAATTGCCACAGGTTTGATACGTGGCAGTGCTGAAATCCTACCCTGCTCCAGTGGAACAGCTGTGGTGCAGCTCATCTGCCGCAGCCAAAGGTCTGGTTCCAGGTTTCATAGAGCTCCAGGTCCTTGGGGGACACGCTGGGCCGCACCGTCCTCAGGGCGCTCTCAAAGTCCAGGAAGGAGATGGGCCGCACCTGCTCCGGCGTGATGGTGGCAATGTCCATGGACTGCAGGCTGCGGATGGGGCCCAGGGAAGCCTCCCGACAGAGCTGGGTCATGTCTGCCCCAGAAAACCCATCAGTCTTCTGGACTATGAGCTTGATTTCTTCCTCATTCAGAGAGCAGTGCTCCTGTGCCATCAGCCGGGTGACAATCTGCTTCCTGGCGGAGCCTTCGGGCAGAGGGATGTACAGTCTCTTCACCAGTCGCCTCCGGGCCGCCTCATCGATTTCCTGGGGCCGATTTGTCGCTCCAACCACCAGGATCCGATCTTCAGAGGAGGTCGTTGCCCCATCCAACTGCACCAGAAATTCGGTTTTTATTCTCCTGGAGGACTCGTGCTCGCCCTCTCCAcgctgggacagcagggagtcGATCTCGTCGATGAAGATCACGGCGGGCTGCTGGCAGCGCGCCACGGCGAACAGCGCGCGCACCATCTTCTCCCCCTCGCCCACCCACTTGGACGTCAGGGAGGAGGCGCTGATGCTGAAAAAAGTTGCTCCAGACTGGCATGCGATGCACTTGCCTATGAGGGTCTTGCCAGTGCCAGGGGGGCCAAAGAGCAGGATTCCTTTGGGAGGACCACGCAAGCCGGTGAAGATGTCTGGTCTCAGCATGGGCCACACCACAATTTCCTTGATGGTGGCTTTGGCAAACTCCACTCCAGCAATGTCATCCCAGCCGACCGGAGGCCCGTGGTCCATGATCTCGTGCATGATGAGTTCAACCATTTTTGGTTCTATGTTTTTCAGCCGTTCATCCACAGGCAGCAATGGGTCTGTTGATTCCCCTACATGAGGCTTACACTGTGCTACTCCATTCTCACTTCCATCTGGTTTCGGAACTGGAGGCACAAACTTGCCGAACGGACCCCGAGACCTGCCTGCACCCAGGGATTTTTTTACTCCTCCGTATGATGAGACTGGTGCACGCTGGTTTTGAGATTTCTTTTGCTGATCCATCCACAGCTGTTCCTTTGCAGTTTTAAACCCGGGAGCACTGCTCtcttcatttctgtttctctgcccT is part of the Ammospiza nelsoni isolate bAmmNel1 chromosome 1, bAmmNel1.pri, whole genome shotgun sequence genome and encodes:
- the FIGNL1 gene encoding fidgetin-like protein 1, coding for MEAPTASTVHLSEWQESSFAVTSGTCTPGQKADGYRAKVLRIQYAWASSEISQACAASLFRSYAEKYSAIVDSGNAETGLNNYAENILTLAKCQQSDSDKWQSALTTENVFELKCVRERMRAGKIFQSSQMAPTDARVRADKGVSAPAAPALPKLHGFGSAGEAELTAASAKCASQGPDLLGHPSSSKSLQSSVPPVTRTSDTLPAASASSSKQVLPGFQATPLFGSKEATNSSSLIMPGNCYDGQNLSLFNQSAVPAWSANSGKRKAFYGLADEGSTAVPSLAPCQASISTETNGFSGQRNRNEESSAPGFKTAKEQLWMDQQKKSQNQRAPVSSYGGVKKSLGAGRSRGPFGKFVPPVPKPDGSENGVAQCKPHVGESTDPLLPVDERLKNIEPKMVELIMHEIMDHGPPVGWDDIAGVEFAKATIKEIVVWPMLRPDIFTGLRGPPKGILLFGPPGTGKTLIGKCIACQSGATFFSISASSLTSKWVGEGEKMVRALFAVARCQQPAVIFIDEIDSLLSQRGEGEHESSRRIKTEFLVQLDGATTSSEDRILVVGATNRPQEIDEAARRRLVKRLYIPLPEGSARKQIVTRLMAQEHCSLNEEEIKLIVQKTDGFSGADMTQLCREASLGPIRSLQSMDIATITPEQVRPISFLDFESALRTVRPSVSPKDLELYETWNQTFGCGR